The Deltaproteobacteria bacterium genome contains a region encoding:
- a CDS encoding stringent starvation protein B, with translation MDREEYRSRRMAQRVPGKKETLLAYLARGIAMVHLDARRPAVVVPPQYAMDAHLRLNLSYRYGIPDLDISAERIRATLSFGGRPFRCLIPWGSVFGITCHGTGDGQVWPEDLPVEVVHTMADRYTSQRREPGASAAPRRAKPSLAAVDGDVSGQPEEKEQPGSREGAPRRHLRLVR, from the coding sequence ATGGACCGGGAGGAGTACAGGAGTCGGCGCATGGCGCAGCGGGTGCCCGGCAAGAAGGAGACGCTCCTCGCCTATCTGGCGAGGGGCATCGCCATGGTGCACCTGGATGCTCGCCGCCCCGCCGTCGTGGTGCCTCCCCAGTACGCGATGGACGCGCATTTGCGGCTGAACCTGAGTTACCGCTACGGAATCCCCGACCTCGACATCTCGGCCGAGCGTATTCGGGCAACGCTGTCGTTCGGCGGGCGCCCGTTCCGCTGCCTCATCCCCTGGGGGTCGGTCTTCGGGATCACCTGCCATGGAACCGGAGACGGCCAGGTCTGGCCCGAGGATCTTCCGGTGGAAGTCGTCCACACCATGGCCGACCGCTACACCAGCCAGCGGCGCGAGCCCGGCGCGTCGGCAGCGCCGCGGCGCGCGAAGCCGTCTCTGGCCGCCGTCGACGGTGACGTCAGCGGGCAGCCTGAGGAGAAGGAGCAGCCGGGATCTCGGGAAGGCGCGCCACGGCGGCATCTTCGCCTCGTCCGATAG
- the zwf gene encoding glucose-6-phosphate dehydrogenase → MPYAPEHDEVPNPLRPGLRGDSAPEPCAVVIFGASGDLAHRKLVPALYNLAIGAHLPAAFGIVGVSKTPYTHEEFAGEMREAVGRFSRTKPVDPEIWQDFGAGMRYVPGSFDDPDTFARLRTQLEELDRVRSTRGNRLYYFATPPSAFPTLLKQLKAAGLISGPFDTRFTRVVIEKPFGRDLPSARALNRLVLETCDERQVFRIDHYLGKETVQNLLVFRFANAIFEPVWNRRYVDHVQITAGEDLGIEGRGRYYEEAGILRDMIQNHVLQLVCLSAIEPPVAFDADAVRDEKIKVLRAVELFDSPEQVTRNVVLGQYAPGSVAGADVPGYQQEKDVASGSHTPTFVALRLNVRSWRWDGVPFYVRSGKRMPKRATEIAVHFRPVPHPLFGEGATQPNVLIIRVQPEEGIALRFSAKVPGERFRPRTVSMDFRYGTTFGAASPEAYERLLLDAMRGDQTLFTRRDEVEAAWKIVGNILKVTESAEFPPPHPYPAGTWGPDAAEELLVQDRRAWRRL, encoded by the coding sequence GTGCCCTACGCGCCGGAGCACGACGAAGTCCCCAATCCGCTCCGGCCCGGGCTGCGCGGCGACTCCGCTCCGGAGCCGTGCGCGGTGGTGATCTTCGGGGCCAGCGGCGATCTCGCGCACCGCAAGCTCGTTCCCGCGCTCTACAACCTCGCCATCGGCGCGCATCTGCCCGCGGCGTTCGGGATCGTCGGCGTTTCGAAGACCCCGTATACGCACGAGGAGTTCGCCGGCGAGATGCGCGAGGCGGTGGGCAGGTTCTCGCGCACGAAGCCCGTCGATCCGGAGATCTGGCAGGACTTCGGGGCCGGCATGCGCTACGTGCCGGGATCGTTCGACGACCCGGACACGTTTGCGCGCCTGCGGACGCAGCTCGAAGAGCTGGATCGCGTGCGCTCCACGCGCGGCAACCGGCTCTACTACTTCGCCACGCCGCCCAGCGCGTTTCCCACGCTGCTCAAGCAGCTGAAGGCCGCGGGCCTGATCTCCGGGCCGTTCGACACGAGGTTCACGCGAGTGGTGATCGAGAAGCCGTTCGGGCGCGACCTGCCCAGCGCGCGCGCCCTCAACCGGCTGGTGCTGGAGACGTGCGACGAACGGCAGGTCTTTCGCATCGATCACTACCTCGGCAAGGAGACGGTCCAGAACCTGTTGGTGTTCCGCTTTGCGAACGCGATCTTCGAGCCGGTGTGGAACCGGCGTTACGTCGACCACGTGCAGATCACCGCGGGCGAGGACCTGGGCATCGAGGGCCGCGGCCGCTACTACGAAGAGGCCGGGATCCTGCGCGATATGATCCAGAACCACGTCCTGCAGCTCGTCTGCCTCTCGGCGATCGAGCCGCCCGTCGCATTCGACGCCGATGCGGTGCGGGACGAGAAGATCAAGGTGCTGCGGGCCGTCGAGCTGTTCGATTCGCCGGAGCAGGTGACACGCAACGTCGTCCTCGGGCAGTACGCGCCCGGGAGCGTCGCCGGCGCCGACGTGCCGGGATACCAGCAGGAGAAGGACGTTGCTTCCGGCTCGCATACGCCTACGTTCGTTGCCCTGCGCCTGAACGTGCGCTCCTGGCGGTGGGACGGCGTCCCTTTCTACGTGCGATCGGGGAAGCGGATGCCGAAGCGGGCCACGGAGATCGCGGTCCACTTCCGCCCGGTGCCGCATCCGCTCTTCGGCGAAGGCGCGACGCAGCCCAACGTGCTCATCATCCGCGTGCAGCCGGAAGAGGGAATCGCGCTCCGCTTTTCCGCAAAAGTTCCCGGGGAGCGCTTCCGCCCGCGCACCGTCAGCATGGACTTCCGGTACGGCACGACCTTCGGCGCCGCCAGCCCGGAGGCGTACGAGCGGCTCCTGCTCGACGCGATGCGCGGCGACCAGACGCTGTTCACCCGCCGCGACGAGGTGGAGGCGGCGTGGAAGATCGTCGGGAACATCCTCAAGGTGACCGAGAGCGCGGAGTTCCCTCCCCCTCACCCGTATCCTGCCGGGACCTGGGGGCCGGACGCCGCCGAAGAGCTCCTCGTACAGGACCGAAGGGCATGGAGGCGACTGTGA
- a CDS encoding serine/threonine protein kinase translates to MRGWFGPFRIERQVGRGGLGAVYRAVDCRNGVTVALKMLPHAPDPSSTRRLRREFDALKHLEHPNIVRVLDVGEMDGIPWLSMEYVDGMALREWLVVAGRPKLLEPEPDADAPEGVDLDALFEEPDSGALLAAARAHRFRIETGLEAMLTDEEQIEQNNPDRLHALCEALAQVCDGLSFIHTRGLLHRDVKPGNILVRQDRRATLVDFGLAKRMTDAEITDHGHVVGTYRYMSPEQARGEPLDRRSDLYSLGATLYELLAGRAPFTHRNQFELLEAIIYQEPPEIGRINPGAPAALARLAERLLQKNSEERPQNAAEVALLLRVIGRGVWGFSEPLMVPRPAEEKTG, encoded by the coding sequence GTGCGCGGCTGGTTCGGCCCATTCCGCATCGAACGCCAGGTCGGCCGCGGCGGCCTGGGCGCCGTGTACCGCGCGGTCGATTGCCGCAACGGGGTCACCGTAGCGCTGAAGATGCTACCGCACGCGCCCGACCCGTCTTCCACCCGGCGGCTGCGGCGCGAGTTCGACGCGCTCAAGCACCTCGAGCATCCCAACATCGTGCGCGTGTTGGACGTCGGCGAGATGGACGGCATCCCCTGGTTGTCGATGGAGTACGTCGACGGAATGGCGCTGCGCGAGTGGCTCGTGGTGGCCGGCCGGCCCAAGCTGCTCGAGCCGGAGCCCGACGCGGATGCGCCGGAGGGCGTGGACCTCGACGCCCTCTTCGAGGAACCGGATTCCGGCGCGCTGCTCGCCGCTGCGCGCGCGCACCGGTTCCGGATCGAGACCGGCCTCGAGGCGATGCTCACCGATGAGGAGCAGATCGAGCAGAACAACCCCGACCGGCTGCATGCGCTGTGCGAAGCGCTGGCGCAGGTGTGCGACGGGCTGTCGTTCATCCACACGCGCGGCCTGCTGCACCGCGACGTGAAGCCGGGGAACATCCTGGTCCGGCAGGACCGCCGCGCGACGCTGGTGGATTTCGGTCTGGCGAAGAGGATGACCGACGCGGAGATCACCGACCACGGGCACGTGGTGGGGACCTACCGTTACATGTCGCCGGAGCAGGCCCGGGGAGAGCCGCTCGATCGGCGCAGCGATCTCTATTCGCTCGGTGCCACCCTGTACGAGCTGCTCGCCGGGCGGGCGCCGTTCACGCACCGCAACCAGTTCGAGCTCCTGGAGGCGATCATCTACCAGGAGCCGCCGGAGATCGGGCGCATCAATCCCGGCGCGCCCGCGGCGCTGGCCCGCCTTGCGGAGCGTCTCTTGCAGAAGAATTCCGAGGAGCGGCCCCAGAACGCCGCGGAGGTGGCGCTGCTCCTCCGCGTCATCGGGCGTGGCGTGTGGGGGTTCTCGGAGCCGCTGATGGTGCCCCGACCGGCGGAGGAAAAGACCGGCTGA
- the gnd gene encoding decarboxylating 6-phosphogluconate dehydrogenase gives MQLAMLGLGRMGGNMVQRLLQGGHRVIAYDVDPRRAAELAAAGAAPATTLDEVIAALRPPRVCWTMVPAGRITEELVTSLAARTQKGDIIVDGGNSNFRDSQRRAKELAERGIHFCDAGTSGGIWGLKNGYCLMVGGAPSAYATIEPALKSLAPEGGLMHTGPAGSGHFVKMVHNGIEYGLMAAYAEGFEILKTSPFGQLDLPQIAGIWRYGSVVRSWLLELLHDALEKDPGLDGLRGYVEDSGEGRWTVQAAIDQNVPAPVITLALQMRIASRQEESFGAKVQAALRNEFGGHAVKKG, from the coding sequence ATGCAGCTCGCGATGCTGGGTCTCGGACGGATGGGCGGCAACATGGTGCAGCGCTTGCTGCAAGGCGGGCACAGGGTGATCGCGTACGACGTCGATCCCCGCCGTGCGGCGGAGCTCGCTGCCGCCGGCGCCGCGCCCGCCACTACCCTCGACGAGGTGATCGCCGCCCTCAGGCCTCCCCGCGTCTGCTGGACGATGGTGCCCGCGGGGAGGATCACGGAGGAGCTCGTCACCTCGCTGGCGGCGCGGACGCAGAAAGGCGACATCATCGTCGACGGCGGAAACTCCAACTTCAGGGACTCGCAGCGGCGGGCGAAGGAGCTGGCGGAACGGGGCATCCACTTCTGTGACGCCGGGACGAGCGGCGGCATCTGGGGCCTCAAGAACGGGTACTGCCTGATGGTGGGCGGAGCGCCTTCCGCGTACGCGACCATCGAGCCGGCGCTGAAGTCGCTCGCCCCCGAGGGCGGGCTCATGCACACCGGCCCCGCCGGCAGCGGCCACTTCGTCAAGATGGTCCACAACGGCATCGAGTACGGCCTGATGGCTGCGTACGCCGAGGGGTTCGAGATCCTGAAGACCTCGCCGTTCGGTCAGCTCGACCTGCCGCAGATTGCCGGAATCTGGCGCTACGGCAGCGTGGTGCGCTCCTGGCTGCTCGAGCTCCTGCACGACGCGCTGGAGAAGGATCCCGGCCTCGACGGGCTCCGCGGGTACGTCGAGGACAGCGGCGAGGGGCGCTGGACGGTGCAAGCGGCCATCGACCAGAACGTGCCCGCTCCGGTGATCACGCTTGCGTTGCAGATGCGCATCGCCTCCCGGCAGGAGGAATCGTTCGGCGCCAAGGTCCAGGCGGCGTTGCGCAACGAGTTCGGCGGTCACGCCGTGAAGAAGGGGTGA
- the tkt gene encoding transketolase codes for MNPELQKKCIDTIRFLAVDAVEKANSGHPGMPMGAAPMAFVLWSRHLRFNPNEPRWANRDRFVLSAGHGSMLIYAMLHLAGFDVTMDDLKSFRQYGSKTPGHPEFHDTPGVEATTGPLGQGISNAVGMALSQRMLAARMNGGGAFPVDNFVYGICSDGDLMEGVASEACSLAGHLKLGNLIFLYDDNRVSLAGPTEVTFTEDRGKRFEAYGWHVQRIDDGNDVEAIDRAIRAAKADSRPSLISVRTVIGFGAPHKSNTYEVHGSPLGKDEAKAAKQNLGWPLEPAFLVPDEVRRFWAGRIEELKKGYEDWQRRFSEWQRASPQKAKLWSALADQKVPEDLPEQLAAAVANATAPESTRKHGQAIIQKAAQLLPGLVGGSADLDPSTFTYVKDGGDVQAENYAGRNIHFGVREHGMGAVVNGFAYDGFFLPYSATFLLFADYMRPPIRLAALSKLHSIFVFTHDSIFLGEDGPTHQPIEQLAALRCIPNLDVWRPADATETAASWAAAVERKEGPTALAFTRQKLPVLQRSRPANVREALRGAYALVDVEDPDLVIVATGSEVSTSQQALQFFDKSLKVRLVSMPCVERFLRWPGEEQRRLIPHGRAKMVAVEAAGGLDWYRIIGDGLMVGIDRFGASAPEKALADAYDLTPQKVAGRISKWLEGGGRTNTK; via the coding sequence ATGAACCCTGAACTGCAGAAGAAGTGCATCGATACGATCCGTTTTCTCGCCGTGGACGCGGTGGAGAAGGCAAACAGCGGCCACCCGGGCATGCCGATGGGTGCGGCGCCGATGGCGTTCGTTCTCTGGAGCCGGCACCTGCGCTTCAACCCCAATGAGCCGCGCTGGGCCAACCGCGATCGGTTCGTGCTTTCGGCAGGCCACGGCTCGATGCTGATCTACGCCATGCTTCATCTCGCGGGCTTCGACGTGACGATGGACGACCTCAAGTCGTTCCGCCAGTACGGATCGAAGACGCCCGGCCATCCCGAATTCCACGACACGCCCGGCGTCGAGGCCACTACCGGTCCGTTGGGCCAGGGGATCTCCAATGCGGTGGGAATGGCGCTCTCCCAGCGCATGCTCGCGGCGAGGATGAACGGCGGCGGTGCGTTCCCCGTCGACAACTTCGTCTACGGGATCTGCAGCGACGGCGACCTGATGGAAGGCGTCGCCTCCGAGGCGTGCTCCCTCGCCGGGCATCTCAAGCTCGGCAATTTGATCTTCCTCTACGACGACAACCGCGTTTCGCTCGCAGGTCCCACGGAGGTCACCTTCACCGAGGACCGGGGCAAGCGGTTCGAGGCATATGGGTGGCACGTCCAGCGCATCGACGACGGCAACGACGTGGAGGCGATCGATCGCGCCATCCGGGCAGCCAAGGCCGATTCCCGGCCTTCCCTGATCAGCGTGCGGACGGTGATCGGGTTCGGGGCGCCACATAAGTCCAATACCTACGAGGTGCACGGCTCGCCGCTCGGAAAAGACGAGGCGAAAGCCGCGAAGCAGAACCTGGGCTGGCCGCTCGAGCCCGCCTTCCTGGTCCCCGACGAGGTCCGGCGATTCTGGGCCGGACGGATCGAGGAGCTGAAGAAGGGCTACGAGGACTGGCAGCGCCGGTTCAGCGAGTGGCAACGCGCAAGTCCGCAGAAGGCGAAGCTGTGGAGCGCGCTGGCCGACCAGAAGGTCCCGGAAGATCTGCCCGAGCAACTGGCGGCGGCGGTCGCGAACGCGACCGCGCCGGAATCCACGCGCAAGCACGGGCAGGCCATCATCCAGAAGGCGGCGCAGCTCCTGCCCGGCCTGGTGGGCGGTTCCGCCGATCTCGACCCCTCCACGTTCACCTACGTGAAGGACGGCGGCGACGTGCAAGCCGAGAATTACGCCGGCCGCAACATCCATTTCGGCGTTCGCGAGCATGGGATGGGCGCGGTCGTGAACGGGTTCGCCTACGACGGCTTCTTCCTGCCGTACAGCGCGACGTTCCTGCTCTTCGCCGACTACATGCGCCCGCCCATCCGCCTCGCTGCGCTGTCGAAGCTGCACAGCATCTTCGTCTTTACCCACGACTCGATCTTCCTCGGCGAGGACGGCCCCACCCACCAGCCCATCGAGCAGCTGGCCGCGTTGCGCTGCATCCCCAATCTCGATGTCTGGCGGCCCGCCGATGCCACCGAGACCGCCGCGTCCTGGGCGGCCGCGGTCGAGCGCAAGGAAGGGCCCACGGCGCTCGCGTTCACGCGGCAAAAGTTGCCGGTCCTGCAGCGGAGCAGGCCGGCGAACGTCCGCGAGGCGCTGCGCGGCGCGTACGCCCTGGTCGACGTCGAGGATCCGGATCTGGTCATCGTGGCCACCGGCAGCGAAGTGTCGACCTCGCAGCAGGCGCTCCAGTTCTTCGACAAGTCGCTCAAGGTCCGCCTGGTCTCGATGCCCTGCGTGGAGCGTTTCCTCCGCTGGCCGGGCGAAGAGCAGCGCCGGCTCATTCCCCACGGGCGGGCGAAGATGGTGGCGGTGGAGGCGGCCGGTGGGCTCGACTGGTACCGGATCATCGGCGACGGCCTGATGGTGGGCATCGACCGCTTCGGGGCCAGCGCCCCGGAGAAGGCGCTCGCCGACGCCTACGATCTGACGCCGCAGAAGGTAGCGGGTCGCATCTCGAAATGGCTCGAGGGCGGCGGACGCACGAACACGAAGTGA
- a CDS encoding bifunctional transaldolase/phosoglucose isomerase — protein sequence MKPAARLNEFGQSAWLDLIGRKLIHSGQLARMVEEDGIRGVTANPAIFEKAIVESDEYDDQLKTLIEQGKTPLEIYEAIAIDDVRSACDALRPLFDRLQGRDGFVSLEVSPYIARDTKATVQEAKRFWGSVDRPNLFIKIPANPEGIPAIRQATAAGISINITLIFSVRVYEQVIDAYLSGLEDRVAKGLPISQIHSVASFFVSRVDTAVDKLLEEKGARDLLGKIAVANAKEAYRIYLKSVASSRWKSLESRGATRQRPLWASTGTKNKAYSDVLYVEPLIGRDTVNTLPLATLEAFNDHGKVERETVTEDVPQARAQLARLSELGIDLEKVCAELTDQGLDLFSKALDGLLHAIAARAAAQTFARKAQLRESLGKRREDATAGLDAAREKKVAARIWARDASLWGPKNVAKTRLGWLEATSFGKEHAKEISAFAADAGRKFRHCVLLGMGGSSLAPEVIARILGKREGGLDLRVLDSTAPDAVRAAARGFDLGRTLFLVSSKSGTTTEVDCFYRHFRAQVADGSSFVAITDPGTPLQKRAQDERFWKTFVNPPDIGGRYSALSYFGLVPAALLGLDAKALVEQAEKVALASHARVPLAENLAVRIGGIAAGLAKKGADKLTFLLSKNLAPLGAWLEQLIAESTGKQGRGIVPVDGEPPGKAEAYGNDRLFVSLSLQSEAHDMSHLAEAGQPLLQWKLSTPMEIAGEFLRWEIATAAMGAVLEIDPFDEPNVAESKEKTRSLLAAGTLPAQEPVLRSQGLALFASAEHAQILRKAAGTLGSAVAASPAGWIAAHLALADAGDYVALQLYLPQDGEVSQNFQSVQGGIRNTTKLACTVGFGPRFLHSTGQLHKGGPNTGLFLQITTDGGEDLPIPGMPYSFGTLFAAQACGDLEVLQAHGRRALRVHVEDGDSNKAVAALQEAVRLLSHR from the coding sequence ATGAAGCCGGCAGCGAGGCTGAACGAGTTTGGACAGAGCGCATGGCTCGATCTGATCGGGCGCAAGTTGATCCATTCTGGCCAGTTGGCGCGGATGGTCGAGGAAGACGGGATCCGCGGCGTCACCGCCAACCCGGCCATCTTCGAGAAGGCCATCGTCGAGTCCGACGAGTACGACGACCAGCTCAAGACGCTCATCGAGCAGGGCAAGACGCCTCTCGAGATCTATGAGGCCATCGCCATCGACGACGTGCGCTCCGCCTGCGACGCGTTGCGGCCGCTGTTCGACCGCCTGCAGGGACGCGACGGCTTCGTCTCGCTGGAGGTGTCGCCGTACATCGCGCGCGACACGAAGGCCACGGTCCAGGAGGCGAAGCGGTTCTGGGGCTCCGTCGACCGCCCGAACCTGTTCATCAAGATCCCCGCGAACCCCGAAGGGATTCCCGCGATCAGGCAGGCAACGGCGGCGGGCATCAGCATCAACATCACGCTGATCTTCAGCGTTCGCGTGTACGAGCAGGTGATCGACGCCTACCTGTCCGGCCTGGAGGACCGGGTCGCGAAAGGGCTCCCGATCTCGCAGATCCACAGCGTGGCGAGCTTCTTCGTCAGCCGCGTCGATACGGCCGTCGACAAGCTCCTGGAGGAGAAGGGAGCGCGGGACCTGCTCGGGAAGATCGCGGTGGCGAACGCGAAGGAGGCGTACCGGATCTATCTGAAGAGCGTTGCTTCCTCGCGCTGGAAGTCGCTGGAATCCAGGGGCGCGACCCGCCAACGGCCGCTCTGGGCGTCGACGGGCACGAAGAACAAGGCCTACAGCGACGTCCTCTACGTCGAGCCGCTGATCGGGCGCGACACGGTGAATACGCTCCCCCTCGCCACTCTCGAGGCGTTCAACGACCACGGCAAGGTCGAGCGCGAGACCGTGACGGAAGACGTCCCGCAGGCGCGGGCCCAGCTGGCGCGGCTCTCGGAGCTCGGCATCGATCTGGAGAAGGTCTGCGCGGAGCTCACCGACCAGGGCCTCGACCTCTTCTCCAAGGCGCTCGACGGTCTTCTCCACGCCATCGCGGCGCGGGCAGCGGCGCAGACGTTCGCGCGCAAGGCGCAGCTTCGCGAGAGCCTCGGCAAGCGACGCGAAGACGCGACCGCCGGGCTGGATGCCGCGCGGGAGAAGAAGGTGGCCGCGCGCATCTGGGCCAGGGATGCCTCGTTGTGGGGCCCGAAGAACGTCGCGAAGACGCGGCTCGGCTGGTTGGAGGCGACGAGCTTCGGCAAGGAGCACGCGAAGGAGATCTCCGCGTTCGCCGCCGACGCGGGACGGAAGTTCCGGCACTGCGTGCTGCTCGGCATGGGCGGATCGTCGCTCGCTCCGGAAGTGATCGCGCGCATTCTCGGCAAGCGCGAAGGCGGGCTGGACTTGCGCGTGCTCGATTCCACGGCGCCGGACGCAGTGCGTGCGGCGGCGCGCGGGTTCGACCTCGGCCGCACGCTCTTCCTCGTCAGCTCGAAGAGCGGCACCACCACCGAGGTGGACTGCTTCTACCGGCACTTCCGCGCCCAGGTGGCCGACGGGTCGAGCTTCGTCGCCATCACGGATCCGGGGACGCCGCTGCAGAAGCGGGCCCAGGACGAGCGGTTCTGGAAGACGTTCGTGAACCCGCCGGACATCGGCGGGCGCTACAGCGCGCTCAGCTACTTCGGGCTCGTTCCGGCCGCGCTTCTTGGCCTCGACGCGAAGGCGCTGGTCGAGCAGGCAGAGAAGGTCGCGCTGGCGTCCCACGCCCGCGTCCCGCTGGCCGAGAACCTCGCCGTTCGCATCGGCGGCATCGCCGCAGGTCTGGCGAAGAAGGGCGCGGACAAGCTCACCTTCCTGCTCAGCAAGAATCTCGCGCCGCTCGGCGCCTGGCTGGAGCAGCTCATCGCCGAGAGCACCGGCAAGCAGGGACGCGGGATCGTTCCCGTCGACGGCGAGCCGCCGGGAAAGGCCGAGGCGTACGGCAACGACCGCCTCTTCGTCTCCCTCTCTCTGCAGAGCGAAGCGCACGACATGAGCCATCTCGCGGAGGCGGGCCAGCCGCTCTTGCAGTGGAAGCTGTCCACTCCCATGGAGATCGCAGGCGAGTTCCTGCGCTGGGAGATCGCGACGGCGGCGATGGGAGCGGTGCTCGAGATCGACCCGTTCGACGAGCCCAACGTCGCCGAGAGCAAGGAAAAGACCCGATCGCTGCTCGCCGCGGGCACGCTGCCGGCGCAGGAGCCGGTGCTGAGATCCCAGGGGCTGGCGCTGTTCGCTTCCGCGGAGCACGCGCAGATCCTGCGCAAGGCCGCGGGCACTCTCGGAAGCGCCGTCGCCGCGTCGCCCGCCGGGTGGATCGCCGCGCACCTCGCTCTCGCCGACGCCGGAGACTACGTCGCGTTGCAGCTCTATCTTCCGCAGGACGGCGAGGTGTCGCAGAACTTCCAGAGCGTGCAGGGCGGCATCCGGAACACGACGAAGCTCGCGTGCACGGTGGGATTCGGTCCGCGTTTTCTCCATTCCACCGGTCAGCTTCACAAGGGCGGGCCGAACACCGGGCTGTTCCTGCAGATCACCACCGACGGCGGCGAAGACCTTCCCATTCCCGGGATGCCGTACTCGTTCGGGACGCTCTTTGCGGCCCAAGCCTGTGGAGACCTCGAGGTCCTTCAGGCGCACGGGCGGCGGGCGCTGCGCGTCCACGTCGAGGACGGAGATTCGAACAAGGCAGTCGCCGCGCTTCAGGAAGCGGTCAGGCTCCTCTCGCACAGGTAA
- the pgl gene encoding 6-phosphogluconolactonase, whose amino-acid sequence MAAVADQAPGSGDRRGRSRRRGDLGALDRGSARGAHGSRTREAARAHRAAGDVHAPQGKGSPPRAGEGRRRRLVRPSHPASAGNAGKAPGAGVEAAFGARRALRAGRHRRCEAAPGRTDVTEVAVVPDVAAATTELFVEAVAGASAARGRAAVALTGGSSAPPLFTRLLGAKLPWAQTDIFFTDERAVAPDHALSNYRLAQEGLLRHVTPRAVHRMRGEASDLQVEARRYADDLRSTLGTPPRLDLVLLGLGPDGHICSLFAGVPGSAERGDDELVRHVAAPFKVEPKIARITLLPFLVVTARMVVLQVTGAEKADVLARALKGPEDLAACPAQWLRKASGRVVVACDGRASSRL is encoded by the coding sequence GTGGCTGCAGTCGCGGATCAAGCGCCTGGAAGTGGAGATCGCCGCGGAAGGTCACGTCGACGAGGCGACCTCGGCGCGCTCGACCGCGGTTCCGCGCGCGGCGCCCATGGGTCTCGGACACGTGAAGCTGCTCGAGCTCACCGCGCCGCCGGCGACGTTCACGCTCCACAGGGAAAAGGATCTCCTCCTCGCGCAGGTGAAGGGCGACGACGACGGCTGGTGCGCCCATCGCATCCGGCTTCCGCCGGAAACGCCGGGAAGGCTCCTGGCGCTGGAGTTGAAGCTGCTTTCGGGGCGCGACGAGCTCTACGCGCAGGCCGCCATCGCCGCTGCGAAGCTGCTCCCGGCAGGACGGACGTGACCGAAGTCGCCGTCGTTCCCGATGTCGCCGCCGCAACGACGGAGTTGTTCGTAGAGGCTGTCGCCGGCGCGTCCGCGGCGCGGGGCAGGGCGGCGGTGGCTCTCACAGGCGGCTCGAGCGCGCCGCCTCTCTTCACCAGGCTCCTCGGCGCGAAGCTCCCCTGGGCGCAGACGGACATTTTCTTCACCGACGAGCGCGCGGTCGCACCGGATCATGCTCTCTCGAACTACCGGCTGGCGCAGGAAGGCCTGCTCCGGCACGTCACCCCGCGCGCCGTGCACCGGATGCGCGGCGAGGCGTCCGATCTCCAGGTAGAAGCGCGGCGGTATGCGGACGATCTGCGCAGCACCTTGGGAACGCCGCCGCGTCTCGACCTGGTCCTGCTCGGGCTCGGTCCGGACGGTCACATCTGCTCGCTGTTTGCGGGAGTGCCCGGCAGCGCCGAGCGCGGCGATGATGAGCTCGTCCGTCACGTGGCGGCTCCCTTCAAGGTCGAACCGAAAATCGCGCGGATCACGTTGCTCCCGTTCCTGGTGGTGACGGCGCGGATGGTGGTGCTCCAAGTGACCGGGGCGGAGAAGGCGGACGTGCTTGCCCGCGCGCTGAAAGGCCCGGAGGATCTCGCCGCCTGCCCCGCGCAGTGGCTGCGCAAAGCATCGGGCCGGGTGGTCGTCGCTTGCGACGGACGGGCGTCGTCCCGCCTCTGA
- the uppS gene encoding di-trans,poly-cis-decaprenylcistransferase has product MPRIERDIAQLKAEVAQRPLPRHVGIIMDGNGRWAEQRGLPRLEGHRRGSDSVREVTRAARRLGLKALTLYAFSSQNWHRPPAEVAGLMDLLRDYLNRERPEIMENGIRLHAIGELDRLPPRVRDPLEELRHDSARHTDMTLTLALSYGGREEIIAMARRIAADRLDPGSIDARAIEDRLWTEGLPPLELVVRTSGEFRVSNFLLWQLAYAEIHFTDALWPDFGELDLLLALEDFQKRERRFGKTSAQLRTQA; this is encoded by the coding sequence ATGCCGCGTATCGAACGGGACATCGCCCAGCTCAAGGCGGAAGTCGCGCAGCGCCCGCTCCCGCGCCATGTCGGCATCATCATGGATGGAAACGGCCGTTGGGCGGAGCAGCGAGGGCTGCCCCGGCTGGAAGGACACCGCAGGGGAAGCGACTCGGTCCGGGAGGTCACGCGCGCGGCGCGGCGCCTGGGGCTGAAGGCGCTGACGCTCTACGCGTTTTCCTCGCAGAACTGGCACCGACCTCCGGCTGAGGTCGCCGGCTTGATGGACCTCTTGCGCGACTATCTGAACCGCGAACGGCCGGAGATCATGGAAAACGGCATCCGGCTGCATGCCATCGGCGAGCTGGACCGCTTGCCGCCGCGCGTGCGCGATCCCTTGGAAGAGCTGCGCCACGACAGCGCGCGACATACCGACATGACGCTCACGCTCGCGCTCAGCTACGGAGGTCGCGAGGAAATCATCGCGATGGCGCGCCGGATCGCCGCCGACCGCCTCGACCCCGGCTCCATCGACGCGAGGGCGATCGAGGACCGGCTCTGGACGGAGGGCCTGCCGCCGCTGGAGCTCGTGGTGCGTACCAGCGGAGAGTTCCGCGTCTCGAACTTCCTGCTCTGGCAGCTCGCCTACGCGGAGATCCATTTCACCGACGCGCTCTGGCCCGACTTCGGTGAGCTCGATCTGCTGCTCGCGCTGGAGGACTTCCAGAAGCGGGAACGGCGCTTCGGCAAGACCAGCGCCCAGCTCCGCACCCAGGCATGA